From the genome of Halomonas sp. LR3S48:
GGTAATTCCTCTGCCTCGAAGTGGGCTTGCCAGCGCGATACCGCTTCCTCCCCCGGCCATACGCCGATACCTGCCTCATGGAGTTCGCGCCATGGGAAGCGCGGGCCGGGGTCGATCTTGCGCGACGGCGCAATGTCGGAATGGGCTACCACGTCGGTGGGGTGGATGCCATGGCGTTCGATGATGTCCCGCGATAGTGCGATCAACGCCTCGATCTGCTCGTCTGGATAAGACGCCCACTTTACCTCCACGGCGGCCTCGGGATGCGTTTCCAGCAACCGCTCCACCTCGGCGTAGGGACGATCGGGCCCGGTATTGACGATCTCGATGCCTATCGAGGTGTCGTTGATGTTGGTGCGACCCTTCCAGGCGCTGGCGCCGGCGTGCCAGGCGCGGCGCTCCTCGTCGACGAGCTGGTAGACCAGCGGCAGACCGCGTTGGTCGCGCGGCGGCAACGACAGCACATAATGGGCACTGACGTGAGGGCCGGTGAGCACGGCCAGCGACTCTGCCTCGTCGACATCGGTGTAGTGCAACACCAGGTGGCGCACCCGGCTGGTATGCGAGGACGAAACGTGGCTGTGATCCACTACGTAGCCGTCGCGCTGTTCGAGAGACTTCGGTGTGGCGCAACCGCTCAACCAGGTGGTTGCGATGACGATGCCCGCGATGGCGGTCCAGCGATTCGCCATCATCAGCTCCCCTGTATCACTAGCCGGATCAACAAACCGAGCACCATGGCACTCGAGACGCTGAGCAGGGTGCCCATCAACACGTATTCGGTCAGCTTGCGATCCTGCGCACCGCGCAGTTCACCGAAGCGCAGCACCGACTTGGCGGCGAGCAGGAAACCAATGGCGGTCAACTGGTCGAGCAGTACCAGGGTCAGCACCAGCACGCGCTCGGCCATGCCGATGCGTGCCCCGGCAGCAATGAGCGTGCCCGGGTTGTCGATTTCGGCACTCCAGCGCTGTATGACCAGGGCGATGACGATCGACAGTGGGCGGGTGACGACCAGGTACGCGACGACGATGCCGAGTACCGGCGGGGTGAACAACCATTGCCAGAAGGTGACCAACGGCTGCCAACTGCCCAACCAGACCAGCCATACACCCAACAGCACCAGCAGGTGCAACGCCTGGTCGAGCATGAACCAGCGCAGTCTTGATGGCGACAGGTAGGACTTGCCGAGGTCGATAGCCATATGGCTCACGGCGACAGCAAGCGCGCCTCCCAGCACCATGGCCAAGGAGGTGGTGGCGTTCGAATGGGTGAGGGTGGCCGCGCCCAACACCGCGAAGGCCAAGCCGCCATGCAGCGCTGCGTGCAGGTAGAGTTGCGGGGAGCGCACCTTGCGCACGTAGCGAGCCTCGACCCAACGCCTTGGCTGCAGGGCGAAATCGCCAAGCAGATGGACCAGCACCAGCCCCAGCAGCAGCGAGAGATCGGCATTCATCGGGAGTCGTCCTTGAATCGTTGGCCGAGGTAGCGGAGATAATCGTCGAGCAGCGACCAGCGGGCGGCCCGCAGCCGCTTGTGCACGCCGGGCTGGCTGATGCCGAGCCGTTTGGCGAGCACTTGCTGGGACTCATCGTGCCACAGGCTCAGGTAAACGGCTTCGGCGGCGTAGCGCGACCAGCCGTCGATCAGGTCGTCGACGAAGCGGGTCAGCAGGGTCAGGCACTCGCTCTCGGACTCCTCGACCAGCTTGAGGCACAGGTGGGAAGAGCCTTCGCTCATGGCGTCCAGGGTCTGACCGGAGCGCACGAACACCTCGCCGCTGGCTTCGGTGACCCGCTGTTCGGGGTGCCAGCGATCCTTGCCGATGGCGACGGCGATGCGGGCATCCCAGCGTTGGTCTTCCTCCGAATGGCGAATCAGTGCCGCACGCAACAACACCGCAGCATGCATGGCTGTCGCGGGGTCGGGAAGGGCGATCTGAAATCCGTCTCCACGGTACCGCTCACCCTGGCCGCCGTAGCGGTCGGTAATCGCCTCGAGGGCGGCATCGAGCTCCTTGAAGAGTCGCTTCGGGTCGCTGGCCTTGCGTGAATCGACAAGGTCGCCCGTGAGTACGGCAATGCGCTGCACCATAGGCCCGCTCTACATGAGGTATGGAGAGATAATAGCCCCTAAGGGTTATTTTTCAAATTTATAACCAAAAAAGGTTATAGCGAATTGTCCGCTATCGATGCTTGCCCAAGACCAGGCGGATGACATGTCTCGTCATACAAAACCTGTATAAAAATACAGTATAGGGAGTCACCCGAGAATGGGCAAGCCATCGCAGGGCTATCGATCCCGGCCTCGGCAGCTTCTAGCCGCGCGCCAACTCGCGCATGGCGTTCTCCAGTCCCTCCAGGGTCATGGGGAACATGCGGTCGTCGATCAACTGGCGAATCAACTGGGTGGAGTGGGTGTACTCCCAGGCGCGCGGCGGCATGGGGTTGAGCCAGGCCAGGCGCGGGAACTTGTCGGCCAGGCGTTTCAGCCACACCGCGCCGGCCTCGTCGTTGAAGTGCTCTACGCTACCGCCGGGATGGGTCACCTCATAGGGCGACATGGCGGCGTCGCCGACGATCACCACCTGATAGTCGCGCCCGTAGGTGTGCAGCACGTCCATGGTGGGAATACGCTCGCTGGTGCGGCGGTAATTGTTGCGCCAGACGCCTTCGTACAAGCAGTTGTGGAAGTAGTAGTGCTCCAGGTGCTTGAACTCCGAGCGGGCGGCGGAGAACAACTCCTCGCAGACGCGGATGTGGTCGTCCATGGAGCCGCCCACGTCGAGGAACAGCAGCACCTTTACTGCATTGTGACGCTCCGGGCGCATGCGCACGTTGAGCAGGCCGGCGTCGCGGGCGGTATCGCGGATGGTGGCATCGACGTCGAACTCCTCGGCCGCCCCTTGGCGGGCGAACTTGCGCAGGCGGCGCAGCGCCATCTTGATGTTGCGTGTGCCGAGTTCGAGCGAGTCGTCGTAGTCGCGGAAGCGGCGTTCGTCCCACACCTTGATCGCCCGGCGATGGCGCGAGCCCTCCTGGCCGATGCGAATGCCTTCGGGATTGTAGCCGTAGGCG
Proteins encoded in this window:
- a CDS encoding N-acetylmuramoyl-L-alanine amidase, whose amino-acid sequence is MANRWTAIAGIVIATTWLSGCATPKSLEQRDGYVVDHSHVSSSHTSRVRHLVLHYTDVDEAESLAVLTGPHVSAHYVLSLPPRDQRGLPLVYQLVDEERRAWHAGASAWKGRTNINDTSIGIEIVNTGPDRPYAEVERLLETHPEAAVEVKWASYPDEQIEALIALSRDIIERHGIHPTDVVAHSDIAPSRKIDPGPRFPWRELHEAGIGVWPGEEAVSRWQAHFEAEELPLATLQEALRAWGYPLETTGELDRQTRAVLRAFQMRFRPADYRGKPDVETQAILWALLEEYRPAALEDLGQPLRNR
- a CDS encoding DUF3307 domain-containing protein, which translates into the protein MNADLSLLLGLVLVHLLGDFALQPRRWVEARYVRKVRSPQLYLHAALHGGLAFAVLGAATLTHSNATTSLAMVLGGALAVAVSHMAIDLGKSYLSPSRLRWFMLDQALHLLVLLGVWLVWLGSWQPLVTFWQWLFTPPVLGIVVAYLVVTRPLSIVIALVIQRWSAEIDNPGTLIAAGARIGMAERVLVLTLVLLDQLTAIGFLLAAKSVLRFGELRGAQDRKLTEYVLMGTLLSVSSAMVLGLLIRLVIQGS
- a CDS encoding vWA domain-containing protein, which translates into the protein MFIGLFETLKRAGVPVSLRELLDLHAVVERGVVFADMEAFYQVARTVMVKDERHFDRFDRAFAAWFDGLENLDAAIEALIPDDWLRREFEKQLSEEEKAQIESLGGLEKLIETFKKRLEEQKERHAGGNKWIGTGGTSPFGAYGYNPEGIRIGQEGSRHRRAIKVWDERRFRDYDDSLELGTRNIKMALRRLRKFARQGAAEEFDVDATIRDTARDAGLLNVRMRPERHNAVKVLLFLDVGGSMDDHIRVCEELFSAARSEFKHLEHYYFHNCLYEGVWRNNYRRTSERIPTMDVLHTYGRDYQVVIVGDAAMSPYEVTHPGGSVEHFNDEAGAVWLKRLADKFPRLAWLNPMPPRAWEYTHSTQLIRQLIDDRMFPMTLEGLENAMRELARG